Genomic segment of Candidatus Eisenbacteria bacterium:
CAAACATGCACTTCGTCGGACGCCAATCGAGACGGGCGCGCCGGCGTGGGGGCGCGCGCCGTGTTGGGCTCGGACACCGCTGGGTCCGATGCTGTGGGAGCGGTTGCCGTCACTTGCCGGTCACCTCGGTCGTCAGCGAGCAGTCGGCCAGGTGCATCGCGTCGGCCATCGCGACGAGCACTTCGCGTGGCCCCTGGAAGGGCTCCCTGCCGTGCGCGGTGCGGATGTTGTCCACGAGCATCAGGTCGCCGGACTGCCAAGGCTCGCGTACGGTGTTTGCCTCATAGACTTGGTTGATCACCTGCACGACATCCGCGCCGATCGGGTCGCCATCGCCGAAGCGGGTATTGAACGGCAATCCGTCCTCACCGCAGATGTCCACGAGGTACTCGCGCACCTCCGGCTCGATCGTCCACTCGCTGAGGAAGGCGATCTGGTTGAACCAGCACCGCCGGCTGGTGAGCGGGTGAGCCATAACCGCGCTGCGGCGCTGCCAGGTGCGCAATGCGCCGTCGGGTTGCCACTCGAACCGGATCGCGTTGGCACGACAGTAACTCTCGACGGCGGAGCGGTCGTCGGTCCCGAACGCTCCGGCGATCGACGCCCCGATGTCGTCGTTGTAGTTCCGGATCAGGAGCCAGCCCACCCTCTCGAAACGCTCGACCAGCTCGGCGGGGAGCGCGTGAAGCACGGTCGGCGAGTCGGCCACCGGGGTAGCGCCCCCGGCCGTTGGCGCCATGAGGCAGGCGAACAGCATGAGGCCGGGGACCTGGAGCGCATAGCTGAGCTCGTGGTGCATGCACATGGGCTGGTTGGGGGGCCACTTCGACGAGGAGTACACGCCGTTCGCGTAGCTTCGCCGCGGCGCGAACGCCTCCCGCTCGGTCATCAGGCCGCCCAGCTGCCGAAAGACCGCCTCGGTCTCGGCCGCGTCGCGCAGCCCGAGACCGCGAACGAGGAGGGAACCGTGCTCGACGACGAGGGCGCGCAGCGCGTCGCGGTGCTCCGCCGCCCAGCGCGGCGCGCCGCCGGTTGCCTCGGCTTGGAGCATCGGCGGTTTTCCAGGTCGCCGGTCCACGTGGAGCTGTGAGGTCGGGGGTGAGGTCGACATCTCGATTCCCCTTCAGGCGCTGCCGTTCTGGGAGCGGCGCTCGGCCCTGCCATCGATCAGCGTGGCCAGGTCGGCTAGGATCGGGTGGTCGGTGAGGTCCTTCAAAGACACCGCACGATCCAAGGTGATCACCAGCTTCAGGGCCGACAGCGACGTGCCGCCCAGGTCGAAGAAGTGATCGCGCCGGCCGATCTCGTACTTCGCGATGCCGAGCACCTCCGCCCACGCGGCCGCCAGCCGCTGCTCGGTCGCCGTGCCCGGCCCGTCGCGGTCCTGCTCGGCGACATCGAGTTCTCCGGCGAGCGCCGTCAAGGCCTTCCGGTCGATCTTGCCGTTCTCCGTCAACGGCAGCTCTCTCCGCCAGTGGAAGGCTGATGGCACCATGTACTCGGGCAGAGACTCACTCAACCGGTCCCGCAGCGCGTTCGCATCGAGCGGTCGCTCTCCGGAATAGAAGGCCAGGAGGCGCCTGCCTTGGTCGACCCGCCCGGTGACCACGACGGCGCAGTCGCGGACGCCATGCAAGCGCAGCAGGGTGTTCTCGATCTCGCCGATCTCGATCCGGAAGCCGCTGATCTTGACCTGGGTATCCCGGCGGCCGAGGAACTCCAGCTTGCCTTCGGGAAGCCAGCGGCCATAGTCGCCGCTCCGGTACAGGCGGCGCCCCTCACGGTGTGGATCGGCCATGAAGGCGCGTCGCGTGCGTTCGGAATCGTTGATGTACCCACGGCCGACGCACACCCCGGAGAATACGATCTCACCGGGCGCGCCGAGCGGTACGGGTGACATGTGCTGGTCCACAACGTAAACGTGCACATTGTGGATCGGGCGACCGAGAGGAACCCGCTCCCGGTCGGGCGCGCGGTCCATGACCTCGTGATTGGTGTCGTCCGAGGTCTCGGTGAGCCCGTACGCGTTGACCAGCTTGATCGCAGGCTGGGTCGCGAACCAGCGTTGCACGAGCTCCTTCTTCACCGCCTCGCCCGTGACCGAGACGCAGCGCAGATCCGGGAGCTCGCGGGGGCGCAGCGTCAGATACGACAGGACGACTTCGAGGTAGGACGGCACGACCTGAACGACGGCGACCCTGCCGCCCACGATCCTGTCGAGGAAACGCTCGGCGTCCAGGACGGCCTCCTGTTCGACCAGCAGCGTGCGCCCACCCACCAGGAGCGCGGAGACCAGTTGCCAGAGCGAGATGTCGAAGCACTGGGGTGCGGTCTGGGCCACCACGTCGCCCTCGCCGATGCCCAGGTCATGGATCTTGGCGCAGACGTGGTTCAGCATGCCCGCGTGCTCGCACATCACGCCCTTGGGCTCACCGGTGGAGCCGGAGGTGAAGTAGACGTAGGCGAGCTGGTCGGCGAAAACGCGGACACCCAGATCGACGTCGGCGTGGTTTTCCTCGTGGACGGTGTCGACGTAGAGCGTCTGGACTCCGGACATCGACTCGAGCGCGCGGTCGAGCGTCGCCGTGCTGCCGCGTTCGGTCACCACGAGCCGGCACCCGGCCCGGGAGAGCATCCTCGCGATGCGATCGGCCGGGAAACGGGGCTCGATCGGCAAGTACGCGCCGCCCGCCTTGAAGATGGCGAGCACCGCGGCCATCCAGTCCAGGTTGCGCTCGGTCGCCACGGCGACTATGCCTTCGCGGCCGAGCCCTCGCGCCAACAGGGCTCGCGCCAGCTGATTGGCACCGCCGTTGAGCTGCCGGTAGGTCCAGTGACGGTCGCCGTGCACGGCCGCGATGGCGTCCGGGTGTGCACGGACGCGCTCCTCGAACAGTTCGTGGACTCGGCGGTCCGGCAGCTTCCTGCGCGGGCCGGCGAGACCATCGAGATGGAATCGCAGCTCCTCGCCGGAGAGCAGGCTCTGCCGCGCGTGCTCGGCATCCGGGTCGGCGGCGACCCAGGCGAGCGCCGTAATGTGATAGCCGGCGATCCTCATGGCGCACTCCGCGTCCAGCACGTCCGTTCTGTGGCGCAGCCGGATTACGATCCCGTCCCGTTCCTCGATGCCGACCCGGAGGACGGTGCCCTCGGCGAGCTCGCCACGGGCGGCGGCCGTCGGATCGAAGACGGTCTCGAACAAGGGCTGGGTGAGGCCCAGCTCACGCCCGAGATCCTCGACCGCGAAGTCGGCGTGCGACAGCAGCTCCACCTCGGCTCGGTGCGTTTCCAGCAGCATCGCCCGCCAGGAGTGCGGTTCGGTCGTCATCCGGCAGAGCAAAGGCGAGCGGCCCTGCGGGGCGACATAGCCGGTCGAGACCTCGCGCTCACCCGAAAGAGCGGCCAGGACCTTGGCGTGCGCGGTCAGCAAGACCGAGCTGAACGACACCCCCAGCTCGTCCGCCAGACGGCGCAATGCCGCCACGAGCTCGTCGGGGATCCTCGACTCGTGTTCGCCCACGCCGGTCGCCGGCTCACGGGTCCACCGCGGAAGCACGGTGAACGGACCGGCGAGAAGCATGCGGCGCCAGAATTCCCGGCCCCGCTCCGCGCGGGTGCCCGTGTCCCGCAGTCCGAGGCTGCTCATCTCACATCTCCCTGGCCGGGTTTCCACCCCAGCGCGCGTGTGCCGGCACCTCCTCTCCCTTCATGAGAAAGGAGTGGGCGGCGAGAACGGAGCCGTCACCCATCGTCACTCCGTAGTGGACCAGCGCGCCGACGCCAATCGTGCAGCCGGCACCAATCGTGGTGTGGTCGGATTTGAAGGTGGCGTCCTCCTGTGAGTGGCATTGGATATGGCTCCCGTTGTTGAGCGCGCAGTGGTCCCCGATGGTGGCGAGCGTTCGCTCGGGTATGTGGGCGCCGTCGTCAAAGACCCTCCTGCCGATCCGAACCCCCATCAAACGCCAGAGGAAGGTCTTGTACGCGGTGCCGTCGAAGGAGTGGAGGTAGTCCATGGCGGGCACCTTCCACAGGCGCTCGTACAGCCAGAACCGCGGGTCGTAGATGGAGCAGTAGATGGGCCCGAGCGAACGGAATCCGACCAGGCAGCGCTCCACCAAAATGAAATACAACGGGCTGACCAAGAGGCTCGCCGCCAGGAGCCCGACCGTGGCCAGATGTCCCGCCACGTCGTAAAGCGCGAAGGCGGGAAGGTCCAGCAGGGCGACGATGAAGACGCCGAGCCACCGCGCGAAGAGGAAGATCCCCATGGTGCGGATATTGTGCCGGTTCTTGGCCGCAAGGCGGCGGGGGAACTCCTCCCCGATCCGAAGATGATCGAATCGGGTGTCCCGGTCGACGGTTCGTGGAATCTCGAAGCAGGGTGAGCCGAGCAGGCCTGTGTTCTCGCGAATCGCGCCGTCCAGCGGAACCATCACCTTGGTCGCCAGCAGGCAGTTGTCGCCGGTCCGGTCTCCCGGTGGATAGGTGACGCCATTGCCCAGGAAGCTGTGCGGCCCGATCGATACGCGAGACACGCAGAACGACGTGCTCGAGACTTCGTCGTTGATGATCGCCAGCGCGTCGGCGACCATCGTGCCGGTGCCGACGGAACACAAGTGGGGGTTTGCCTGCCACACCGAGGTGCCGAAGTTCGACCCGGTCTGCTCGACCGGGGACAGGCGGTACCCCAGCCAGCTCAGATAGTGGACGATGTAGGAGCTGTCGCCGAACAGACGGGCGAAGAGCTTGATGTTGCTCACGCGCGTGATCGCCCGCTGTACCCTGTCGTGGAAGCCATATAACGGATAGACCCTGTCCGGCTCGACAAACAGGTTCAAAAGGCGAGGGATCGTGACCACGAGGGGCAGGCCGATGAGAACGGCGCCGAAGACCAGAATCAGCGAGAGTTCCAGTGCGTCGATCGAGAGCTCCCGTAACGTCAAGACGCCGACGCCTGCGGCACTCGGATGCAGAAGCCTTGCCAGCGACGGCACGACCTGCGCGAGCAGGTACGGAGTCCCCTCGAGGAACGGCAGGTACACGAGGAAGACCAGGAGCAGCGTGCCGGCGGAGAAGGAGACCCGTCGCAGCGTGCCGCAGGGCATTGGCGCGACTCTCAGGTAGTCCACCTCCGTGCGCTGTGCCGGACATCCATGCCGTCGCTCGCCGGCGGGTATCGCCTGGCCGCTGTGCAGCGCTGAGGCGTGACCGAGTTGCGCCCCATCCCCCATCGACGTGTCGATGTCGAGCACAGTCTGCTCGCCGATGAAGGCGTCCCGGCCGACCGTGACCCTTCCGGTCTCGATTCGACCTGCATGCGCCCGGTAGCACTGGAAGAACGACTCCCTGCGAATGATCGTTCCCGCGCCGATGGTGAGCAGGTCGGTGCATACCGGTATTCGGCGGGAGAAGATCGCGACGCCCGAGCCGATCTTCGCGCCGAGCGCCCTCAGGTACAGCGCGTAGATAGGAGAACCGACGAACAGGAGGGCGCACGGGTTCGCCCGGATCAAGGTCTTGACGAACCAGAAGCGGACGTACGCCAGGCTCCAGAGACGGATCCTCCCGGGCTTCCAGCGACCGATGAGCACCCATTTCGCCAGGATCGGCACGCTGCACACGACGAGAAAGGTCGCGGCGCCGCATAGCACGAGCCGCAAGTAGATCTCGACCATGTCCGGGGCCGCGGAGATCCATTCGTAGGCCAAGCCTGCGCCGAGCACGGCAAGGTAGGAATAGCCGAGAAACGACAGGAGCTGCAGCACTCCACAGGCGACGTACTCCAACCTGCTCGCCGGTGCGACCGCCTCGGTCGGTGCCGGCACCGGCGACTGGACAGCGCGGGGCTCGGCGTCGGCGAGCGCTGCTGCAAGGCTCCGGATCGTCGGATGCCGGTAGACGTCCTGCATCGATATCGACGGCAGGTCCCCTCGCTTCCTCACCCGCGCACAGAAATGGGCCATCACCAGGGAGTCGGCGCCCAGCTCCTCGAAGAAGTGGCGATCGACCGGCACGCGGTCGACGCCCAGGACACCCGCCAGCACTTCGGCGAGGACGCTCTCGGAGCTAAGGGTGGCGGCGCGGCGCCGCTCCTCGATCACCGTCGATTCAGGGTTCATCGCACGACCTCGTAGAAGAAGTCCGACAGGCGCAGGTCCCTGCCGGCGGCGACCGCTTTGTCATACACCCACTTGCCGACCGCCAGGTCGAGCATCCCCATGCCGAAGGGCGAGAAGATGATCGGACGGCTGCGATCGACAAATCGGCGTTCGAGCATGATGTCGGCAAGCGTGCCCGACACGAAGCTTCTGTCTCCCGTCCGCTTCTCGGCGAGATGGGGAGAGGTGTTCGCCTTCATGACGTGCTCGACGTCGTCCACCACGTTCTGCGACCTGAGGAGGATCTCGGGTGCTAGATCGCGAAGCGAAATATGCAGCACCAACGGGTTGTGTTCGAAGAGGGCAGGGTCGGTGATGTAGGGCGTCGAAGCCACGGTCGTGAAGACGATCAGATCGCAGGCCCTGACGAGTTGTGCCACGTCGGGGACAATCGTGACCGTGCGGTGCCGCTCGGGACGGCAGGCGGTGTTTCTGAACTTCTCGCTCTCGAGAGGCACCAGGTCGTACAACCGTACTTCCTCGATCGCCCACCCCGTGTCGATCAGGAACTCGTAGACATACCGGGCGATGAACCCGGTGCCCACGATTCCCAGCGAGCGGGCCCGCCGCGATCGCCCCCCCAGCCAGTGCGCGGCGAGAACGGCCGAAGCGGCTGTCCGTGAGGCCGAGATGATCGAACTCTCGAGTATGGCAAAGGGGTAACCGGTGTCGTAACGATTGAGCACGAGGACGGCCGAGGCACGCGGAAAACCTCGCTGGACGTTGCCGGGGAAACTGGCGATCCACTTCAGCCCGGCCACGTCGAAGCCGTCTCCCAGGTAGGCAGGAAGCGCGATGATCCGGCAATCGGGCTTGTCGGAGAACCGCAAGAAGTAGCTATCGGGGTTGACGGACCGTCCGTTGGCGTGCGTGAGATACGCCCCCCGCACGATCTCGATGCATTCCTCCCGATCGGCGCGGATGATGTCGGAGACGGTCTTACCATTGATGATCGAAAGCTCGAACGGCACGCCTCCTCCTACTCGAGCCTGGACACCCAGCTCGCATCGAACACCGTGTCGAGATATGCCGTACCGCGGTCCGCGCACAGGAACAGCACGGTGGGCCGCTTGGACCTTGTCATCTTCTCCGAGTAGCGCTTGATGGCCGCGAACGCGGACCCGCTGGAGCCGCCGGCGAACAATCCATGGATCGTGAGGAGTTCCCGGCACGCCTGAATGGCCTCGCGCTCGGGAACCAATACGACGTCGTCGATCTCGGCATGCGACAACAACGGTGGGACGATGCTCGACCCGATGCCCGGAATATGACGTTTGCGGGGCGCCCCGCCGAAGATGACGGAACCTTCCGTATCGACGGCGATGACCCGAACGTTCGGATAGCGCTCCTTGAGGCGGCGCGACACCCCGGCGATCGTTCCCCCGGTGCTGACGCCGATGAAGACATAATCGAGCGAGTCGAAATCGGCGCAGATCTCGCCCGCCGTGAGCTCGTAGTGCGCCTCCATGGCGTCCAGATTTCCGTACTGGTTCGTCCAGTACGGGTTCGGAACGGTGGCGCAAAGATGCTTCACCATCTCCAGGCGGGTCTTCAGAAATCCGCCCGTGTCGTCCAGGTCCTCGACCTTCACCACCTTTGGGCAGATGCGCCGGAGGAACGACTCGTACGTGCTGGAAATCTTGGGGTCGATAACCGGGATGAATTTCAGGCCGACCAGGTGAGTGAAGGCTGCGAGAGCGGCGGCGAAATTCCCAGAGGAGGATTCGATCACCGTCGTCTCGTCGCGGATCTCACCTCGCTCGGCGGCTCGCTTTAGGATCCAGTAGGCGGAGCGGTCCTTGATGCTGCCAACCGGGTTGACATACTCCAGTTTGGCAAATAGGTGGATGCCCTTCATGGCCAATGGCACGTGCGGGGTGGGTCGTAGCAGATTGCCCAGCAGTTCCAAGCGCGCGGCGAGAGGTGAGGGCGGACCGGCGGTCGGGAGGCCGACCCGGTCCGTTTCTATTCCAAGTCGAGATTCGAAGGGGGCCCATTTGCGAGATACCCTGCCCAATTGCGAAATGGGCGTCCGTGTCGATGTGCCATTGTGCCGAGGCATGAGCAGTCCAAGCAAGTTGTTGGCTGACAAGGCGCATCTGGCGGAAACTCCGCCAACCCCGCGCGCACCGCATTCTCGCGATGGCAGCGGGACCGATGTACAAAACACTCGCGCTGTAGGTGGCGAAAGGCATTATGCGTGCCATGCAATTTCATCCCGGACTAAACAGACAGTTTGCATTACCTGCTGCTTCGCGGCCGCTCCGTAGAGAACTCTTTGAAACCGCGGGGATTGTGAGCCAGGAGGACATGCGAGGGTTGATTGATCTGGGGATCGAGAGGGGCGTTGAGCGATTTGTCCCGCTTTTGTCCCGTTTCGGATACGTCCGGACATGATTTGTAGAATTGGGATGCTCAGACAAAGCAGGTGGGGGGGCTGGCAGGTGGTGCTCCTAGCCGGAAGTCGCCTTGCGGGACCTACGGGAAAACAACCTGCAGGCAGAGGGGTCAAGGGTTACATAGTTCTGGTAGAACCTTCGGCCAACGCGCCACAGGACACCGCTGGCAGCAGTGGTCATCAGCGTCGCGAACCTTTCAGGGCCACGCAGCACGTTCCCGCGTGTGGAGCGAGCCTCGCTCGCACCCCCTTCACTCCAAGACCAGCGAGTAGACCCTCGATCAACGCGAGATTCATCGGGCAAATCAGGTCTCTGGACTCGGTCCGGAGCGAATCGAAGGGGCAGTTGCGTAGCACTACTTCGCCTTCACCGCCGGTCGTTCCCTGCGGTTCAAAGCCGAGGGCCTTCAGCGCCCGCGCCGCCCGGCTGAGGGGGCCGCCCCGTCCTGTGCCCGCAGCGGATTCCTCAGCCAGCCGCTTGCCACATTCGCGGGCCGCGTTTCGCAGCGCCTCCAGCGTGGCGCCGGCTCCCGCCTTGGCCAGCGCGTGGGCGAGTACGTGCGCAGCAAGCTCGTAGCGGCGCTGCGGGAGGCTCACGTCGAACTGTGCGGAAGAGCGGCGGTAGAGCTTCGACGGGCGCCCGGCGCCTGGACCCTTGCGACCCGAGAGCCTGCGGAACGTGGCTTGTAGGAGGTCCGCTTCCACAAGCTTGTCGAGGTGGAAGGCCGCCAGAGCGCGAGACACCCGCGTCGACCGGGCCGCCTCGTCCCGACTGACATCCCCACCCCGCCCGACCACGTACAGGTAGAGCTTCCGGCGAACCGGCTCGTCGAGAGCCGCGAGACCTTCCAGCTGTTTGGCGAACTCCTTGGAATTCATTGGATTGGGTCCATTCTAAAACGTACGATCGCTTGTAAAAAGACTTTATCTGAATCGCTCCCGCGTTCTAAACATCAGATGCATTAGTTATAGAAAAGGAGCAAAGCACCGAGAACCCACCCTACCGGAGGCATCGCCGGGGAATCTGCGGGGCGCGGTCCACCCCCCGGTACGAGAGGAGGAACTGTATGGGCAATGCAAGAACCATCGCCATGGGAGGCGCGGAGCTGGCCGAACCGTCCACCGCCGCACGAGACACCACCAGGCCTTCGTACCAGGCCTATCGGATCCTGCACTTCGGCTTCACGGTGGCGCCCATCCTTGCGGGTCTCGACAAGTTCTTCAACCTACTAGTCGACTGGTACAAATATCTGCCCAGCGTGGTGAGCAACTTGGTCGGCGGCCACGGCCATGCCCTGATGTTGGTCGTGGGCGTCATCGAGGTGGTAGCGGGCGTCGGTGTGGCCCTGAGGCCACGGATCTTCAGCTACGTGGTCGCGGTCTGGCTCTGGGGCATCATCGTCAACCTGCTCCTGATCCCGGGATACTTCGATGTGGCGCTTCGCGACTTTGGCCTATCCCTGGGTGCTCTGGCGTTTGGGCGGCTGAGCTCCGAGTACAGCGACAAGTAACGGCGAAGGCAACCGGCACGAGACCAGAGGGCTTAGCCCCCCGACGTCCCTCCGCGGTGCGGGCTGCCCGCTGTCGGCGGCTGGCTGTTCCAGATATCGACCACGCAGCGCCAGACCCCATCTGGATCCTTGCGCCACACCGTCACGGCCTTCCCATTGCTCGTGTGAGTGGTGCCGGCGGGGTCCGCGATCGTGAACTGGTTGGTCCCGATCTCGTAGGCCATCTTTCCGCCGGGAGCCACGACCACCTCTTGAGCTTTCCATGTCACCTGGAAGCCTGGGGCTTGGAACCCGGCCGCGACGTATTGTCGAATCGCGTCTTTGCCTTTCAGGGCCGCCATGTCGGGCG
This window contains:
- the sbnB gene encoding 2,3-diaminopropionate biosynthesis protein SbnB, which gives rise to MPFELSIINGKTVSDIIRADREECIEIVRGAYLTHANGRSVNPDSYFLRFSDKPDCRIIALPAYLGDGFDVAGLKWIASFPGNVQRGFPRASAVLVLNRYDTGYPFAILESSIISASRTAASAVLAAHWLGGRSRRARSLGIVGTGFIARYVYEFLIDTGWAIEEVRLYDLVPLESEKFRNTACRPERHRTVTIVPDVAQLVRACDLIVFTTVASTPYITDPALFEHNPLVLHISLRDLAPEILLRSQNVVDDVEHVMKANTSPHLAEKRTGDRSFVSGTLADIMLERRFVDRSRPIIFSPFGMGMLDLAVGKWVYDKAVAAGRDLRLSDFFYEVVR
- a CDS encoding TauD/TfdA family dioxygenase, with the translated sequence MSTSPPTSQLHVDRRPGKPPMLQAEATGGAPRWAAEHRDALRALVVEHGSLLVRGLGLRDAAETEAVFRQLGGLMTEREAFAPRRSYANGVYSSSKWPPNQPMCMHHELSYALQVPGLMLFACLMAPTAGGATPVADSPTVLHALPAELVERFERVGWLLIRNYNDDIGASIAGAFGTDDRSAVESYCRANAIRFEWQPDGALRTWQRRSAVMAHPLTSRRCWFNQIAFLSEWTIEPEVREYLVDICGEDGLPFNTRFGDGDPIGADVVQVINQVYEANTVREPWQSGDLMLVDNIRTAHGREPFQGPREVLVAMADAMHLADCSLTTEVTGK
- a CDS encoding transcriptional regulator, translating into MNSKEFAKQLEGLAALDEPVRRKLYLYVVGRGGDVSRDEAARSTRVSRALAAFHLDKLVEADLLQATFRRLSGRKGPGAGRPSKLYRRSSAQFDVSLPQRRYELAAHVLAHALAKAGAGATLEALRNAARECGKRLAEESAAGTGRGGPLSRAARALKALGFEPQGTTGGEGEVVLRNCPFDSLRTESRDLICPMNLALIEGLLAGLGVKGVRARLAPHAGTCCVALKGSRR
- the sbnA gene encoding 2,3-diaminopropionate biosynthesis protein SbnA, whose product is MPRHNGTSTRTPISQLGRVSRKWAPFESRLGIETDRVGLPTAGPPSPLAARLELLGNLLRPTPHVPLAMKGIHLFAKLEYVNPVGSIKDRSAYWILKRAAERGEIRDETTVIESSSGNFAAALAAFTHLVGLKFIPVIDPKISSTYESFLRRICPKVVKVEDLDDTGGFLKTRLEMVKHLCATVPNPYWTNQYGNLDAMEAHYELTAGEICADFDSLDYVFIGVSTGGTIAGVSRRLKERYPNVRVIAVDTEGSVIFGGAPRKRHIPGIGSSIVPPLLSHAEIDDVVLVPEREAIQACRELLTIHGLFAGGSSGSAFAAIKRYSEKMTRSKRPTVLFLCADRGTAYLDTVFDASWVSRLE
- a CDS encoding DUF4440 domain-containing protein, which codes for MRSFALCLFLLPTFLLGCSSTQRDFETERRDILAQDQAWASAAAAKDLERTVAYWTNDATLMPPDMAALKGKDAIRQYVAAGFQAPGFQVTWKAQEVVVAPGGKMAYEIGTNQFTIADPAGTTHTSNGKAVTVWRKDPDGVWRCVVDIWNSQPPTAGSPHRGGTSGG
- a CDS encoding peptide synthetase produces the protein MNPESTVIEERRRAATLSSESVLAEVLAGVLGVDRVPVDRHFFEELGADSLVMAHFCARVRKRGDLPSISMQDVYRHPTIRSLAAALADAEPRAVQSPVPAPTEAVAPASRLEYVACGVLQLLSFLGYSYLAVLGAGLAYEWISAAPDMVEIYLRLVLCGAATFLVVCSVPILAKWVLIGRWKPGRIRLWSLAYVRFWFVKTLIRANPCALLFVGSPIYALYLRALGAKIGSGVAIFSRRIPVCTDLLTIGAGTIIRRESFFQCYRAHAGRIETGRVTVGRDAFIGEQTVLDIDTSMGDGAQLGHASALHSGQAIPAGERRHGCPAQRTEVDYLRVAPMPCGTLRRVSFSAGTLLLVFLVYLPFLEGTPYLLAQVVPSLARLLHPSAAGVGVLTLRELSIDALELSLILVFGAVLIGLPLVVTIPRLLNLFVEPDRVYPLYGFHDRVQRAITRVSNIKLFARLFGDSSYIVHYLSWLGYRLSPVEQTGSNFGTSVWQANPHLCSVGTGTMVADALAIINDEVSSTSFCVSRVSIGPHSFLGNGVTYPPGDRTGDNCLLATKVMVPLDGAIRENTGLLGSPCFEIPRTVDRDTRFDHLRIGEEFPRRLAAKNRHNIRTMGIFLFARWLGVFIVALLDLPAFALYDVAGHLATVGLLAASLLVSPLYFILVERCLVGFRSLGPIYCSIYDPRFWLYERLWKVPAMDYLHSFDGTAYKTFLWRLMGVRIGRRVFDDGAHIPERTLATIGDHCALNNGSHIQCHSQEDATFKSDHTTIGAGCTIGVGALVHYGVTMGDGSVLAAHSFLMKGEEVPAHARWGGNPAREM
- a CDS encoding amino acid adenylation domain-containing protein; translation: MLLAGPFTVLPRWTREPATGVGEHESRIPDELVAALRRLADELGVSFSSVLLTAHAKVLAALSGEREVSTGYVAPQGRSPLLCRMTTEPHSWRAMLLETHRAEVELLSHADFAVEDLGRELGLTQPLFETVFDPTAAARGELAEGTVLRVGIEERDGIVIRLRHRTDVLDAECAMRIAGYHITALAWVAADPDAEHARQSLLSGEELRFHLDGLAGPRRKLPDRRVHELFEERVRAHPDAIAAVHGDRHWTYRQLNGGANQLARALLARGLGREGIVAVATERNLDWMAAVLAIFKAGGAYLPIEPRFPADRIARMLSRAGCRLVVTERGSTATLDRALESMSGVQTLYVDTVHEENHADVDLGVRVFADQLAYVYFTSGSTGEPKGVMCEHAGMLNHVCAKIHDLGIGEGDVVAQTAPQCFDISLWQLVSALLVGGRTLLVEQEAVLDAERFLDRIVGGRVAVVQVVPSYLEVVLSYLTLRPRELPDLRCVSVTGEAVKKELVQRWFATQPAIKLVNAYGLTETSDDTNHEVMDRAPDRERVPLGRPIHNVHVYVVDQHMSPVPLGAPGEIVFSGVCVGRGYINDSERTRRAFMADPHREGRRLYRSGDYGRWLPEGKLEFLGRRDTQVKISGFRIEIGEIENTLLRLHGVRDCAVVVTGRVDQGRRLLAFYSGERPLDANALRDRLSESLPEYMVPSAFHWRRELPLTENGKIDRKALTALAGELDVAEQDRDGPGTATEQRLAAAWAEVLGIAKYEIGRRDHFFDLGGTSLSALKLVITLDRAVSLKDLTDHPILADLATLIDGRAERRSQNGSA